From Solanum lycopersicum chromosome 4, SLM_r2.1:
TCTCTGCTAGTTTTACAGTTGCCTAGCATTTTTTCCTTCAAACATACCTAATTCCTCTCAGACAGACTGTATATGGAACATAGAGGAATTGGCTTCCATATATTTCTTTTGCAAGGGTAACATTGTAATAGAATGACAGAGATATGCTTTTCTATAAGTGCAGAGATTATGTACTTGTAAGACTCTAAGTCTTTAGTGGAGAACAAGGGCCTGCTTTTGTTCTATAACGGTACCCTCTTGATACTGTTCATCACCAAACTTACTACATTTCATTAAGAAGAAAATGTTATCTGCATTATTTTGCTAGGAAATTTTTTAAGAAGATATAATCTTGAAAACTTCTGCAAGACCTTTAGTCAAACTAGGCCAGCGTTTCTTAAACTTCTTGCTATAAATGGAAGTAAGGGATGTCAATTTATCAGGTTAAAAGTTTGAGACTAAGAAAGTATAAGATGTTTAATATACTCATGCAGTAAATTTTAATGCAGTCAATTTATCAGTTTAATATACTCATGCAGTAAATATGCTGCTAtattgtcttctttttttttcttgcaacTAATATGCTGCTATATTTAACCAGAAAAGAAGGAGAAAAGTCCATTTGACAAATTAAAACTTACGATAAGGGATCTGAAAGAACACTTCTGAGTGATGGTTCCTTATTTACATTGTCTCGGGCCACCTGCAGATCCAGGGCAAGAATGAGATGTCTTCTTATGTTGTATTCAGACCAAAATATCCATGGTCCAACTATTATGGTGTCAACCACCAATATAGGAAAGACATGCTAACGTCAAGTGTTTTTGTTTCCACCACAAGAACAGTTTTCACTTTTTGTGCAATTACAAAAGACGTGTTATGTAAGGAGAGGAGTGTATCCAACTAAAGGTTCAAAAGTATCAAAAGAGAAGGTAATTCCAGGTCCAGTATGTAAAGAAGCAGACAAGTTCCACATTGATATTTCCCTTTTTAAGATTGTCTCGAGTCACATATTGATCTTGACCTAGAATGAGATGTCTCCTCTTCTCCTAGAATGACATGTCTACATTCATGCTGCATTCAAATGAAGTTATTTCTGCTCCAGTTCATGTGGAATTGATCATTCAAGGTAAACAAAGAACGTCCATATTCCAAGGAAAATATTTGTCCAAGTAAAATTACATTGTGGTACGGGAGTTGAATCTCAAGCTCAGCACGCAGCAAGAGAGATGtggaaagagaagaaaacacgAGGTAGAGGACCAAATCCCCTAGGTGGTCTCATGTTTTATGTTAAATGATTAAACATAAAGCATGATTAACACTAGATGCTTCGTTGAAATGAAGTTGAAGACAGTTGTTTCTTTTCTCTTTGAGATATATCGGGTCACCTAGCACTGTCAATGAAAATTTGCAGGAATGGAATGGTTACGAGATGTGCGACTTCATGGCATTAAACTAATGAGTCATAAGATAAAACTCTTTGCGAGAAAGAATGGAAAAGCGTAGACTTAGGAATACGACAAGAAACAGAGAACCAATTTGGATTTATGCCTGGTAGATAATGGAGGCTATATTCTTGGTAAGAAGAATGATGAAATTTTACTGCGAAAGGGAGAAAACTCCACATATTGTATCCATTGGTCCTAGAGAAAGCATATGATAGTGTCCATGAGAAGTCCTTTGGTGGTGATGGGGAAAAAAGGAATTCAGAATAATAATATAGATATCATAAAGGACATGTATGAAGGAGTCGTCACTAGCATGAGAACAGTCATAGGAGATACAAGAGGTCCCCAAAATGGTATCGGAACAAGATAGTCAAAATGGAAATGTTACCAGGGTGTTATGTGATGGAAAGATGCTTACAAGGTCAAAGATAAGTTCTACAAAACAATTATGAACCACAATGCTATATGATAAATGTTGGACCGCTAAATCCAACATATCCACAAGAAAAGTGTTGCAGATATGTGGATACTAAGATGGATGTGCAGTCATACAAAATTAGATAAGACTAAATTGACCACGTGTCAGAAAGTTCAAGTAACACATATTGAGGACAAAGTGAGAGAAGGTAGCTTGAGATTGTTGGTCATGTCTTGTGTCAACCTACAGATGCACTTATTTGCAACTGTGAAACTATGCTTGACTAAAAGTGTTAAAAGGAGAGGAGATAGACCTAAAATCACATGAACaatttcattataattaatGCAGACTTTGGTAAAGATAAGGCACAATGGAGGAAAAATATTCCAATAGGTGATATTTAATAGTAGGGAATAAGTTTTAGTCCCGTTAGAGGacttctattattattttatacttatttacatatattaaattattcacttttacttttatttcgCATGACGATACATGAATTGAGCATAAATGGAATAGTGAGGGTTCATATATAAGATCTCAACTTTGGGACTGAAGCATAGTAGTAATTGTGAATGGTTACAAGATCAGGAAAGGGATGAAAAAGCGTTGAACGATCATTCTTTAGGTATGCTGGGTGCTACAGAGAGAAAGGAAGCAGAGGTGCACCTGTACAGTCGCTAAAATATAAGTACCTTAGATTCTAGTCATCTGGTGTAAGTTAATAGACGCATACGTGATTGACCAGAGCTCCATTGACGTTACCCAATTACTGGAGGAAAATGATTGTATAGGGTGTTTTGAAACTGACTAACACCATCTTAGTGCTGGTTATGCCATATTAACGAACTATTTTTGTACTCATCGGTAAAAAGAGTTGATAAGACTTGAGAGAAAAAGGAACATAATCTGATTATGAAGCACTCACACCTAAATTGAAGTTTTTACTCGGCGCAAAACCAAAACAGACCCCATAGCATTAAAACTTTGCAGAAAAAGGCTTTTGCCTGTGCAAAGAGAAACACCATTTGACCATCTGAAAAGAAATAGTACTTACATAAGCATTATCAGTATTGCTACAAAGCATGTCTTCCTCGGCTGAAAGGTCATCCATAAACTGGCTTACAGATATTGGCACGTAGCTATGAGGAATAACATGACCAGCAGCTGTAATCGGAGAACAATCCAGTATTGCATTGCTCTGAGGTATAAGCCTAAATGCAAGTGATGTCCTACAAGATGTAGCTGAACAGCTCAGTATTTGAGTAAACTGAATTTAGTAAGCCACTTAAAAGCTCAACAAGCCATGTCTACCTTCCACCACAAGTAGTGCCCACATAATTATCAGCTGAACCCCGGTATACGGCTGCAGGACGAAGACCGGCAGTAGCATGGCTGAGAGCTTTCCCAGTAAGCAATAGTAAATCCCCAGGAGTCAAGCCACTATCTGCTAGATACCAACGACCATTGGGATCACAAACCTAGggataaaaaagaaacaagCAAGGAAAATGACTGATGGCACAGGATCAAGAAAGgagctttttaaaaatatatatacatagagagagggagggggggggggggggggagttgtAACATATTATTTGGAAACTATGCACAATCTGAAACTTAAATGAAAAATCTGAAAGAAATCAACAGGAATACCTGAAGACCAGGAGCATCAGATGAAACTAGTGTCAACAGCCCTTTCTCTACTTCACCATTTGTAACTAGCTTCCCTCCTCCAATAGCTCCTTTCCCATTTTGAGAGGTGGTATTGGAGAAGGTTGCAACAACAACAGATGAAGAGGCCTCATTAACGGGCAGCGGATTGTCATCAAGCAAGTGATTGAAGACACTACAGAGCACTATGTCTTTGGTCAGAATGCATTTAAGAGTCTGAATGATATGATCAAGCCATGACAGAAGTTCTTACTCGCTTCGCAATCGAAGATGCCTTGCAATTGCACATAAAGCAGCACGAGCTGCCCTTCCCATGCAGCGGAAAACTTCAGTCATGCATGGGGGAGAAGAGTCCATGTCTTCCAAAGGCCTAGCATATAAAAGCTGATTATCAAATCATTAATCCCATATGGAAGAGCGTCTAACCCTTAAATTTGAGATGTTCGAGACTACTAAAAGGAAACTAGACAGGCTTAACAAGAATGTATTCAAATTCAACTAGAGGTTGTTTTAAGTAAGTAATtggttaataaaaaaaaataagcattAAGAGTTGGTATTGTATACAGAGGGAGCCAtctatacaaaaacaaaaaagaaaggcCCCCATCACTTTCGATGCCACACTGGTGtcgaattctccaaaaatacactaaTTTTGGAGAATCTGAGACGTACTCGTTGAcaatttttgaagagtctgagcaacatagtTACTGACAAGCACAATGCAAGTTCAGCTGTTGTACactaaggaaaaaaataactttttagcaaatagacttcaaaattttttactatttgtACGCCATTTGCATCAAACAAATCCCTCTTTCTGACCTCTGCAAACCAACCCTATCGAAAGCAATGCCAGACATGGAAATAAGTTCCCTCACTCCATTAATCATTCACATATTCTGACTCTGATTGTATAAGACTCTTTTTCTGTTCCTACATCTCTATAAGAATCAGACTTTCTCAGCTTTATAAAGGTGTCAAAAAGTGTCAGAATGGACCTCCTCAGAGCAAAACACTAGCATGATCAAGTTTTTTACAGTCTAGAGCACAAACAAACATTATGCATTGAGGTATCGTACTAAGGAGTGAGGAGTACTGAtgaccaacaatcaattacattCATTCACCAACCAATCATCACCCCATCAATTAGGCCTAAACCACAAAGTAGCCTCCTTTCCCCTCTATCCATATGCACATACATAATCGTTGTAATCAAATGAACTTCTAGATTATTTTAAGCAACTCTCAACCTGCTGCAACCCACTTTTTCTTGGTTTGGAATTGACTATGCATAGTAGTTAAATTCTACAGCttaaaaaaaaggggaaaaaagaaCACATTTTGCTGCTACTCCTTACCTTCCAGCTCTGTATATATAAACCCCACGACCACTCTTGCCCAACGCGGCCCCACCAGCGCCACCCCCACCATTCTGAGCAACCGCCCTCGTCTTAAAAAAGTACCTCGCCGACTCCAACCCACAACGCAACACTGCCGTACCTTCACCACCGAGCTCAATCACCGCAGCGTTATGCCGCATAAGTGATCCTGAAAGCGCTTCCACAGCCCGCAAATAAGGCCCAACCGGAGCTCCATCATAAGGTACAATATCGGAGAGCTTAACCCGTGCTAACGGCAACCCATGTTCCACAGAAGGCGACCCAATGGAAGGAAATAGCTGGGTATTTGAAGTAGGTGTGTTGGGGGATCTAAGAACGGAAGCTGAAGAAGGTGGGGGAGGATTGATTGGATGAGTTGAGGGAGCAGTGGAGTGATGATGCTGATGCTGATGCATCATGACCATAACCATGGATCATTTCCGTCTGTATATGTGCTTGATTTTTGCTATATTTGCATACAAACACTGAAAAATAGAGAGTTAAATTAGGGTTTATGCTGTTTGAGAGATGAAATTTTAGAGAATTTTGCAAAATGGGAAAATGGTGAGATTCTTGAAAAGGGAAATTTGGGAGGTTTTTGGCTTTGCAGAAAACCGTTCCtctttttttctccttaaatttggcttatgtcaatatatatatatagaacttctattctattttatttttgtcatcgTTCTCAAAACTCAATTTCGAGATATGTTACAATAATTTTTAGacgtgaatttttttttaaaaaaaatttgatcaatatttatttggatattTTTAGATGTGAAAGACGGTGATATCACATATTCTATGTGTAGGATGGATGAAATTGAAGTTCGCATTCGTAGTTTCGTGGTGATTAGATCAATTTATGTTGTATGAAGTCTGGTGTTGGTTGGTCAAGAACTTCCATTTGAGAAGATGAAAGATAAGAATGTTGAGTTGGATATATTACATATCGAAAGAGATaagattaagaataaaaatatccCCGACAAAATAATTTTGGCCTCAACAAAGGACAAAGATGCAGAAAACGACGTTGAGATAGTTTAATTATGAGCAAAGGAGATATACAAACGAATCCCATGAGCAAGTGTGAGAGGTTGATTCTTCCTTTTACGTACGAATGCCGCTTTTTCTTGCTTGAAATCAATGAAAAACAAGTGTGATAAACGATTCTTTCATAAACAAGACTTTCTATCTTGTAGAAGTAACGTCACGCACGTACGTTGTGAAATTATTTAACAAACCAATCCTTTATAAAGAAAATCACATGGATGTATGATCCTTCTTAAAAAGTTAAAGAGAACATCAAGGAAAAACTAAATTATTTCTTCAAATGAGTCCAACCCTTTTATGAAttacaatatgaattttttgcaATCAAGGGTCAAAAAGACCAAGTCTAAAGGTATAAAACTACAAATGCCATTGTATGGCCATTTTTTCAACATAATGTACACTTGAAGAACACTCTGTGACTCCTCATTTCCATACAAAGACTTATTTCTGAAGAATGATAGCATGAGAACACAAGACACTTCAGATTTTGTCGTACCGACCCAAAGCAAGATCAATAGAAGTGCTTGAGGCATTTCATCAATGCCTCGGTGTGCTCGGGCTTGCCTACAGAGACACGGACATATCCCTTCAACTCCTTGCTGTTGTAGTGACGGATCATCACTCCCATAGTCGCAAGGTCTTCCTGTAACACGAGTTTCTACAGTTAAAATGTAGGAGAGACTGAAATGCATTATTTACTGGCCAACTGCGCCTTCAAAATAGCAGAACGATATATTCATAAAACAGATGCAATACAAAGAAAGGGTGAGCATGGGGACTAATAGCATCACTTCACAACTGTGCCTAACTATAAATGTCAatactactattactactacGACCTTACGCATCAAACAACAATTCTTCAATCTCAACCCAATGATCTCCGACTTATTCCACTGTAAAAGACCTCAAATACGTCACATCCTCAATCTTATGTTAATTCACTACCTCAGTAATGATTGGTCATCTCTCGCTTAGCATAATCATCGAGTATCTTGGCAATCGAACAAACTCTCTGTAATTCCATGCACTACCATAACATAAAAGAAACAAGGTaatctattaaaataatttttactttattcatgTTCTTTAATACTTCTTTCACCTTGGTATCAAGCTTATACATATTAACGTATAGCCCAGGATGAAAAGACATGAgaccaaattaaataaataaatgaatcgGAAGAGAAGAAGCGACATAATTGACTTTACAAGTACAGAATTAGGTGATATAAGCACGTTTACCTTCAATTTCTTAGCATCCATTCCAGACGTAACTTTACAGAGAATGAAATTAGAATAGCTAGGGTATGGATCAAGAAACGGGACTTCTTTCAAGAGATTAAATAGTCTCTCCCTTTCTTGCACCAGTGCCACTTTCACATTCTGGTATAAATGACACAATAATCAGTAAAACTTTCCAAAAAAATGATACTGTTACTTATAAAAGAGATTGAAACATTTGAGCAAAGTTACTCAGTAATGCACAGTGGAAATGTTCCATATCCTAAGATACCTCCAGATACGTGGGGTTCTTTAAAGCAGCACAAGCAGCAACTTCAGCAGCAACAGACACATTATATGGTTGCTTTGCTCGCCAAAGGAATTCAATAATACTCCGTGGAAAAGCTCCATATCCTACTCTTAGTCCAGCTAAACCTGAGGATTGGAATACCACTTAAATTAGTCAACTATACttgaatcccaatcacccattTATGACAGCAATTGTAAACACTAATTTCGTGAACAGGATACTCAGGAGACGATGATGTATCAGCTACAACTTATAAGATCTTGCACTATATCAGCAAAAGAGCAACAAGAGGCAGACGGTTTTTCCAAGCATACATATTGCATTCTCTCATAGATGTCAAATGGAAAAGAATGAACCTACCAGCTCTTTTGCTGAACGTGCGAAGAACAATCAGATTTTCATGCTTCTTCACCCACTTCATCTTAGACTCCATTCCAGAAAACTCAACATATGCTTCATCCAATATTACCAATATGGGCAGGTGaagtatttccaaaagagtttcaTCATCAATTATACTGTTCAACAACATGATAGATTGTCTCAATAGAATAACATAAAGGAGGTAAGGTATCTATTGAAGTGTGTAACCATCTCATCTAAAAACATAAGCTATTAGAAAGATCACAGTTTTTACTAGTTAGTAATATTCTCAACACGCTCCCTCACGTGCGGCCCTGATTCTTTTTCATGGGCCTAACACGtggaaattctttttaatttaggtGGTGGTGAGATCGATCTCAGGACCTCTGTCTGGCCTGATACCATGTTTGAAGTGTGTTTATGTATAATACCAAACAAACtctaaatacaatataaatttcGATTGTCCTATTCCCTTAGGTGAAGAAATACATGCAAAACtcttatttcaaaaaataaaataaaatacatgcAAAAAGATGGAAAGCATACAAAATAATTATCTgcataaaaatgttattttgattaattcaataaaaaagaattaatatttgaTCAATTTACTTCATAATTGCTTATAGCTCTTTTTACACCaataatgtcattatttttaattattgagaAGTAATGATATTCTATAAATGGTAAACAACAGTAAGATGGtgtgttaaaaattaaaaagtgtgCAAAGCCCCAATCATATGCAGCATGGAATCTACATCATTTATAATGGCCATGTTGCACCAAAAAATCTAGCAAAGAAATACAATTTTGTTTAAGATTATGCATGTTGCTATGTTTGTCttcaaaaaattagtatgtTTCTTTCCATCCATATTGTCCACCAAACAATGATGGGAATAGTATCGCGACCATCTCATCATTGGTGTTCTCCTccaattaaaaaagaaacacaGTATTACTGGCTAAATTGAGATTCTAGTAATACTTTCCTATTAGTCATTTTCTCCATCTCACGAACCTAGAAAatagtgaaaaaaatgaaaaaaggaaaGCTGCAACTGAAAGCTTTGAAGATGATTGGAACTAAGACAGGAGGGATTGGGGGTAGAGAAACTCTCACATGCAGTACAATCAAGGGGAGCAAAGTACAACCACAATGAGAAATAGACAAAGAATACAATGTAGCAATACCTCCCATCAGGATTATTAGGTGATGTCAGAAATATGCACTTTGGTTTCTCACGTTCAACCACTTCGGTAATCCGTTCAACGTCCAGGCTAAAGTCTGGGTTCCTAGGCACTGCCAGTTTGATAGAGCTACAGATTAATGTATTGATAGAAGTTCCAACAATAATTATCTCATTGAAGAAAATTAGAAATTCTCAGCTTATTTCATTTTGCGCCATGTTTTAAAGACCACTTTGTCTGAATGTAGAGTCTCTGCATTTTCACTGTACTCACTCCATTTCTCTCTTAAATTCCACAGTTTCACAGTACAGTATTACCAAGCAATACATCATTTATTGGAAATGCTGATGATTAAGTAACAACAGCAACTAACAAGCTGCAGTGATTCCAATACAACTACGTGTTATGAAAACTATCAATCCCCCATAAAGCACATATATAATCAGCTTACAATGATAACT
This genomic window contains:
- the LOC101261219 gene encoding uncharacterized protein isoform X1 — translated: MVMVMMHQHQHHHSTAPSTHPINPPPPSSASVLRSPNTPTSNTQLFPSIGSPSVEHGLPLARVKLSDIVPYDGAPVGPYLRAVEALSGSLMRHNAAVIELGGEGTAVLRCGLESARYFFKTRAVAQNGGGGAGGAALGKSGRGVYIYRAGRPLEDMDSSPPCMTEVFRCMGRAARAALCAIARHLRLRSDVFNHLLDDNPLPVNEASSSVVVATFSNTTSQNGKGAIGGGKLVTNGEVEKGLLTLVSSDAPGLQVCDPNGRWYLADSGLTPGDLLLLTGKALSHATAGLRPAAVYRGSADNYVGTTCGGRTSLAFRLIPQSNAILDCSPITAAGHVIPHSYVPISVSQFMDDLSAEEDMLCSNTDNAYVARDNVNKEPSLRSVLSDPLSGAFLEDAMFVSCGHSFGGLMLKRVIDMARCILCNAEIERGSLIPNHVLRTAAAAVKHEDDRRLFHNAALRKRRKEVGDIRENGELPSENGPHKGVQYPFSVNEKVLIKGNRRTPDKFVGKEAVITSQCLNGWYLLKIMDSGENVRLQYRSLRKFLPTQETEERCQSQTIQNSS
- the LOC101261219 gene encoding uncharacterized protein isoform X2, translating into MDSSPPCMTEVFRCMGRAARAALCAIARHLRLRSDVFNHLLDDNPLPVNEASSSVVVATFSNTTSQNGKGAIGGGKLVTNGEVEKGLLTLVSSDAPGLQVCDPNGRWYLADSGLTPGDLLLLTGKALSHATAGLRPAAVYRGSADNYVGTTCGGRTSLAFRLIPQSNAILDCSPITAAGHVIPHSYVPISVSQFMDDLSAEEDMLCSNTDNAYVARDNVNKEPSLRSVLSDPLSGAFLEDAMFVSCGHSFGGLMLKRVIDMARCILCNAEIERGSLIPNHVLRTAAAAVKHEDDRRLFHNAALRKRRKEVGDIRENGELPSENGPHKGVQYPFSVNEKVLIKGNRRTPDKFVGKEAVITSQCLNGWYLLKIMDSGENVRLQYRSLRKFLPTQETEERCQSQTIQNSS
- the LOC101260925 gene encoding histidinol-phosphate aminotransferase, chloroplastic — encoded protein: MGVIELCNISSISIVRAKPSSLNEGNRRRRIACMASSVSVQEEESHQQKQGVNGGSFIRTHLLKLSPYQPILPFEVLSTRLGRKPEDIVKLDANENPYGPPPEVNEALGSMKFPYIYPDPESRTLRAALAEDSGLESEYILAGCGADELIDLIMRCVLDPGDKIVDCPPTFTMYEFDAAVNGAGVIKVPRNPDFSLDVERITEVVEREKPKCIFLTSPNNPDGSIIDDETLLEILHLPILVILDEAYVEFSGMESKMKWVKKHENLIVLRTFSKRAGLAGLRVGYGAFPRSIIEFLWRAKQPYNVSVAAEVAACAALKNPTYLENVKVALVQERERLFNLLKEVPFLDPYPSYSNFILCKVTSGMDAKKLKEDLATMGVMIRHYNSKELKGYVRVSVGKPEHTEALMKCLKHFY